The following proteins are encoded in a genomic region of Opitutaceae bacterium:
- a CDS encoding type IV secretion system protein, protein MKSVTIPLLCLIGGSPLMAIPVFDAAALKQSILNYAALGKQITNQATQITKQVEQIKQMETELSRMGDMAKVKDVKGFSTLKGDLSKESLAKTWEESQKEVDGKGLFEDTRGGTYRPVSETYTDFEGNEIARDEALYLEAHDVAHSVDEFKTVQSDVYSRREDLRRAIAETAAAEQAATTEAEHQKLQAVLNAQYGQLAALNAEVELSAAEVQVKTAEAEAMAKARAQADSEVRTHLSQQEANKVTTTFKPHYDCLLQYVKETSLAK, encoded by the coding sequence ATGAAGTCTGTCACCATTCCCTTACTATGCCTCATCGGAGGATCTCCACTGATGGCGATTCCTGTCTTCGATGCTGCTGCGCTCAAGCAGAGCATCCTGAACTATGCTGCGCTGGGAAAACAGATCACGAATCAAGCGACCCAAATCACGAAGCAGGTTGAGCAGATTAAGCAGATGGAGACTGAGCTCAGCCGTATGGGAGACATGGCCAAGGTCAAAGACGTCAAGGGCTTCTCCACACTCAAGGGTGACCTCTCAAAAGAGTCGCTCGCAAAGACCTGGGAGGAGTCCCAGAAAGAGGTCGATGGCAAGGGGCTGTTCGAAGACACGCGCGGAGGTACCTACCGTCCCGTGTCAGAGACGTACACTGATTTCGAGGGTAACGAGATCGCTCGGGATGAGGCCCTCTATCTTGAAGCTCACGATGTCGCTCACTCGGTCGACGAGTTCAAAACGGTCCAAAGCGACGTGTACTCGCGGCGCGAGGACCTGCGCCGAGCCATCGCTGAAACGGCGGCGGCAGAGCAGGCCGCTACTACCGAGGCGGAACATCAAAAGCTCCAGGCCGTCCTCAATGCCCAGTATGGACAGTTAGCCGCGCTGAATGCAGAGGTCGAACTCAGCGCAGCGGAGGTACAAGTGAAGACGGCCGAGGCTGAGGCGATGGCCAAGGCACGCGCACAAGCGGACTCGGAAGTTCGTACGCATCTCTCCCAGCAGGAGGCAAACAAGGTCACGACGACCTTCAAGCCGCACTACGACTGCCTTCTCCAGTACGTGAAGGAAACGTCCCTCGCCAAGTAA